The proteins below come from a single Magallana gigas chromosome 10, xbMagGiga1.1, whole genome shotgun sequence genomic window:
- the LOC136272224 gene encoding uncharacterized protein, which produces MEEDDFSETVSEKTLSTSQGKSLFVLDKEEQLPNCSDICKPTPEKECIEEEAEPLHRPARVRRRIISLSSEEDVDFTEDASYWPSVESKEEGNTTAAEVEIGKLAPRKRTLPIDPSSPNYGKREKKCNGAKYVSGVKSKLQETGFYDVPVEYIRLPVWKHIERFYFDAMVIEGQHKSNHLGNIHRMLWRIGNFKLEFSSKMLENERIKEFFNFLEQCEVNYQTIVNYNKSLTHLFKYFLRITNLNSEDKLEYDRLLNVKDYCETIITGYSKKAHEQYRQKLLRNPPPPSPKVLSDIVEGARKAAEEELTKIEERLISMTRDGVALINRYLAAEICLRQGHRQGVVMHFYVDQYKASLENPEYQIADKNTGEKVIVVPVHEHKTAKQYSGKIVLRSYLQNFIERYIRNIRLDIVWKTQNKSPNMLLQFDGQPFLKVSQAIVALQQKLGIQKPYTISDARKSVETYAKHLDAGLQKTVATFLCHSEDTRDKVYRHTESKSAVDALVAIESLTRMNTEGEDANCSSEANQVALTSNGDEEPATPRKRKAESFPSPPKSIGKGRVIEHLLTKFGSLAEAKIPKPSELLTFGIKKHKCEKVARDVRYEKLLQINNDVATYLLMKEAKRLKVGIKDVDVSTISKFSVPDNVSKGKKLDQKRLESTMYGLVNYHKSKPDVSHEDLLRRVKTQEWPNLVVREVQEKGTGVFTGELAFNRGEVVCDYHGDDIPAKEGERRLQTYGDYQTDGNYFLFYTNAKGKKRCIDAANPCPCHPNIKTKGRLINHAAGNPNLKSTRLVVNGEEHVFLVAQKFIAPFVELTYDYSVRRAESGEKIAWLSV; this is translated from the coding sequence ATGGAAGAAGATGATTTTTCCGAGACCGTATCTGAGAAAACTTTATCAACGAGTCAAGGTAAATCTTTATTCGTTTTAGATAAAGAGGAACAGTTACCTAATTGCTCGGATATTTGCAAACCTACACCGGAGAAAGAATGCATTGAAGAGGAAGCTGAACCCTTGCATAGACCAGCACGGGTAAGAAGAAGAATCATATCATTGTCCTCAGAGGAAGACGTGGATTTTACGGAGGATGCCTCCTACTGGCCATCTGTCGAGAGCAAAGAAGAGGGGAACACTACTGCTGCAGAAGTGGAAATAGGTAAGTTGGCGCCTAGGAAGAGGACTCTTCCAATAGATCCAAGCTCCCCAAATTACGgtaagagagagaaaaaatgtaaTGGAGCCAAGTACGTATCTGGAGTAAAAAGCAAGCTCCAAGAAACTGGGTTTTATGATGTTCCCGTGGAATACATCCGGCTTCCGGTATGGAAGCATATTGAACGCTTTTACTTTGATGCCATGGTAATCGAAGGACAACACAAAAGTAACCATTTAGGAAACATTCACAGGATGCTTTGGAGGATAGGTAACTTCAAATTAGAGTTTTCATCCAAAATGCTGGAAAACGAGCGAATCAAGGAATTCTTCAATTTCCTTGAACAATGCGAGGTTAATTATCAGACAATAGTTAACTATAATAAATCACTAACGCATTTGTTTAAGTATTTCCTGCGCATAACCAACCTGAACAGCGAAGACAAATTGGAGTATGACAGACTCCTTAATGTAAAGGATTATTGTGAAACTATTATAACAGGTTACTCAAAAAAAGCTCACGAGCAGTACCGTCAAAAACTGCTGAGAAACCCCCCGCCGCCTTCACCAAAGGTTCTGTCCGACATTGTCGAAGGGGCTCGGAAAGCTGCCGAAGAGGAACTAACAAAAATCGAGGAGAGACTTATCTCTATGACAAGAGATGGAGTTGCCTTGATTAACAGGTATTTAGCAGCAGAAATATGTCTAAGACAAGGACATAGACAGGGTGTAGTCATGCATTTTTATGTCGACCAGTATAAGGCTTCGCTCGAAAATCCTGAATATCAGATAGCGGACAAGAACACAGGGGAAAAGGTTATTGTTGTGCCTGTGCATGAGCACAAAACAGCAAAGCAGTATTCAGGTAAGATTGTTCTTAGGTCATACCTTCAAAACTTTATTGAAAGGTACATTAGAAACATCCGTCTGGATATAGTGTGGAAAACACAGAACAAGAGCCCAAACATGTTGTTGCAGTTTGATGGTCAACCCTTCCTGAAGGTATCTCAGGCCATTGTTGCTCTCCAGCAAAAACTTGGCATCCAGAAGCCCTACACCATTAGTGATGCCAGAAAGTCTGTGGAGACATATGCCAAACATTTGGACGCCGGCCTTCAAAAGACAGTTGCAACCTTCCTATGTCACTCGGAAGACACCAGGGACAAAGTATACAGGCATACTGAAAGTAAGTCCGCTGTTGATGCTCTTGTTGCCATTGAAAGTTTAACTAGGATGAACACAGAAGGGGAAGATGCCAACTGCAGCAGCGAGGCCAATCAAGTTGCGCTAACAAGCAACGGCGACGAGGAGCCAGCAACCCCTAGAAAACGCAAGGCTGAGAGCTTTCCGTCTCCACCAAAGTCCATCGGAAAGGGTCGAGTTATAGAGCACCTTTTAACAAAGTTTGGTAGTTTGGCTGAAGCCAAAATACCGAAACCCTCCGAGCTACTTACATTTGGAATAAAGAAACACAAGTGTGAGAAGGTTGCACGCGACGTAAGGTATGAAAAATTACTTCAAATCAATAATGATGTCGCTACCTATCTGTTAATGAAAGAGGCTAAAAGGTTGAAAGTAGGAATTAAAGACGTAGACGTGTCGACAATTTCCAAGTTTAGTGTGCCTGACAACGTCAGTAAAGGGAAAAAACTGGATCAAAAACGTCTCGAGAGTACGATGTATGGCTTAGTCAATTACCACAAATCAAAGCCCGATGTCTCTCATGAAGACCTCTTGAGGCGTGTCAAGACGCAGGAATGGCCTAACCTGGTAGTAAGAGAAGTTCAAGAGAAAGGCACAGGGGTCTTCACAGGGGAATTGGCATTCAACCGAGGAGAGGTGGTATGCGATTACCATGGTGATGACATACCCGCGAAGGAAGGCGAACGAAGGCTACAAACCTATGGAGACTACCAAACGGATGGAAATTACTTCCTATTTTACACCAATGCCAAAGGGAAAAAACGCTGTATCGATGCAGCCAACCCTTGCCCTTGTCATCccaacattaaaacaaaagggCGCCTCATTAATCACGCAGCAGGAAATCCGAATCTAAAATCAACAAGACTGGTTGTGAATGGAGAAGAACATGTATTTTTGGTAGCACAAAAGTTTATTGCTCCCTTCGTCGAGCTGACTTACGACTATTCTGTGCGGCGAGCCGAATCGGGGGAGAAGATAGCCTGGCTCTCGGTATGA